The following proteins are encoded in a genomic region of Gimesia algae:
- a CDS encoding FAD-dependent oxidoreductase, translated as MKQTISQQKISSPSAIHKSFWLHDQPLDARYPVLEENHHTDVLIVGAGIAGLSVALELLERGRQVTVCEASVIGAGTTGGSSGHLDAHPEIGPQALLNQMGEEKARAYTLMRLEAIRAIQSRCDKNCEFRSVEGYFYTEHEEALNDVKAEYEAAKKIGLSVNWTDQVPVPRAVGGYAIQGMARINCMSYLKSLAELVVQKGGQIFEQTQVSGPVEPAPSSLKTAADHEIYFNQVVCAVHCNFTDFQQLYLETPAYQSYVLAAKVRVPLEDALFWDDSDPYFYIRRATDEEDLILVGGCDHRTGAGDTTASLNHLEEWTRERFQVVSIVSRWSAEFFEPTDGLPFIGKVRGKENVWIATGFSGTGLTLGTAAGSMLADLIIGKSNSLTEELSPGRLNITSVGKVISEGTTTAVNLAERVLPAQKINVDVLQPGEGAVGKVDGKFAAVCRDRNGCVHSHSPICTHMGGVVQWNEVEQTWDCPVHGGRFSASGERLYGPPEKKLETE; from the coding sequence ATGAAACAAACGATATCTCAACAAAAAATATCCTCACCCTCTGCTATTCATAAATCGTTCTGGCTGCATGATCAGCCTCTGGATGCCAGGTACCCTGTGCTGGAGGAAAATCATCATACAGATGTTTTGATCGTGGGAGCAGGGATTGCAGGACTGAGTGTCGCTTTGGAATTACTGGAGCGCGGACGGCAAGTCACCGTGTGCGAAGCATCCGTCATCGGAGCAGGAACAACTGGTGGCAGCAGCGGCCACCTGGATGCTCATCCAGAGATCGGCCCGCAGGCGTTACTGAATCAGATGGGAGAAGAGAAGGCACGCGCTTATACCCTGATGAGACTGGAAGCAATCCGTGCGATTCAAAGTCGATGTGACAAAAACTGTGAGTTTCGATCTGTAGAGGGATATTTTTATACCGAACACGAAGAGGCCCTGAATGATGTCAAAGCAGAATATGAGGCCGCGAAGAAAATCGGGCTTTCTGTGAACTGGACCGACCAGGTTCCTGTTCCCCGGGCAGTGGGCGGCTATGCTATTCAGGGAATGGCTCGCATAAATTGTATGAGTTACCTCAAGTCTTTGGCAGAACTGGTTGTTCAAAAAGGGGGACAGATTTTTGAACAGACGCAGGTCAGTGGTCCCGTCGAACCAGCACCTTCATCGCTGAAGACGGCTGCCGACCATGAGATTTATTTTAATCAGGTCGTCTGTGCAGTTCACTGTAATTTTACTGACTTTCAGCAACTCTATCTGGAAACACCCGCCTATCAATCTTATGTTCTTGCTGCCAAAGTTCGGGTCCCTCTGGAAGATGCATTGTTCTGGGATGACTCAGACCCCTATTTCTATATTCGTCGTGCAACAGACGAGGAAGATCTCATTCTCGTCGGAGGCTGTGATCACCGGACTGGTGCTGGCGACACGACGGCTTCGTTGAATCATCTGGAAGAGTGGACTCGAGAACGATTCCAGGTGGTCTCCATTGTATCACGCTGGAGTGCGGAGTTTTTTGAGCCGACCGACGGTTTGCCTTTTATTGGAAAAGTGCGCGGCAAGGAGAATGTCTGGATCGCGACCGGTTTCAGTGGAACAGGTTTGACCCTGGGAACTGCTGCGGGTTCGATGCTGGCTGATCTTATTATCGGTAAGTCAAACAGCTTGACAGAAGAACTGTCCCCTGGGCGGTTAAATATAACGTCAGTTGGAAAGGTGATCTCGGAAGGCACTACAACGGCAGTCAATCTGGCCGAACGCGTTTTACCGGCTCAGAAAATCAATGTGGATGTGTTGCAGCCTGGAGAGGGAGCCGTGGGTAAAGTGGATGGAAAGTTTGCAGCGGTCTGCCGCGACCGCAACGGTTGTGTGCATTCCCACAGTCCGATCTGTACTCACATGGGGGGAGTCGTTCAATGGAATGAGGTAGAACAGACCTGGGATTGCCCCGTCCATGGAGGACGGTTCTCTGCCAGTGGAGAACGACTGTATGGGCCGCCGGAAAAGAAGCTGGAAACGGAATGA
- a CDS encoding CheR family methyltransferase has protein sequence MPKSAEKKHIQNSSTLIVVAIGASAGGLNAVKNFFSTIKDKPGYAIVVIQHMLPEGAQALLKSMEHICPLPVSSIDQNTRVQKDHVYIVPPHCSVQFDDDSHFSASAVPQEGQGTPVINPSFRSLAEIVGPNAVGIVLSGMGSDGSYGLNAIREAGGMTMVQDPKSSEYEDMPANAIRIDHVDHTLQPEQMPAELDAYLSFLKQSSRQKNDERDLLNEVENHLPRICDQLLEETGHDFRHYKTGTLIRRIIRRMQVLRLSDVKEYLSQLATNREEAQSLFRELLISVTDFFRDPETFAILGKQYIPNLFEDRERDQPIRIWVPGCASGEEAYSLAMLLYEAREQAKIDVEMHVFATDIDERALAIAREAVYPLSIEEHVSQERLGRFFIKKGKHYRVVKEIRELCVFSTHNLISDPPFSQQDLISCRNLLIYLDAPLQQRIVPIFHFALKPNGLLLLGPSENMMMHTEMFRPLDKKHCISQRKSVPIQTSTLRYPSTRSQNYLAGKQSLEVQTANIPGIAERILLTEYAPRYAVVSEEAHILTTSAGIEQFLEFPEGSFHNNLIKMTRTGLRNGLRTALTEACKTRQKVEVEDLSYKTGDCLRRARMVVHPLPEISQDAELFLVIFEDQGPIVHHTSFSERSNADAAETDTVIEQLESELERARTELENSVQDLEGSNEELKSSNEELLSINEELQSANEELETSKEEIQSSMEALTRVQSDLENLLNGTKIATIYLDRQMQIKSYTSSAGEIYNLNATDVGRPLSDITHNVKRMPRIPSLENTRRQNGQFEDEMQLKNGTWLLRRILPYESDGEFDGMILTFMDVTEFKLAEIRLETEHTISQLLAEANSLKEIDHTILQTIRKCLQASVGLLWLPDKTHERLVLETSVATNVAKNRNFLKSNSSIQFDRGAGLPGRTWESMQIEWCEDIQTLVWYNRNEVASKSGLISGIAIPIIADRKCQGIMEFYTREHLKRDLLLANMFSSIGHEIGSFLSRCRIQDQLYEEVARKNAIMTSAIDCIITTDAAGEIIDFNPAAEQTFGHNKQDVIGKSLCDLILLEEYRERYHTALEKFLKTGEADLIGRHIELSVLHQNGSHFPVELAISVTHLDDGQPFFTLCLRDISLRKEQEAALRDSEGRAKALVEASAHMVWTMTPDARTVEDSPTWREFTGQTYEKWKDKGWMDAIHPDDREQTLRNWQKAFESITPLDCEYRLRNREGEWCWTSVRAVPQLDSEGSVLRWVGMNLDISRQKQLQQEVEANEKRLFMALKAGGMAAWEWQPDASFWSNELYELLGIPNTTTASPETFFSCVHKEDVPGLAKAWEEAIQGVTEYDQIFRVVRADGEIRWLAGVGEIVRDQQGNVTQIFGLNWDFTQEREGEEALRKSEKQAQQANIAKSAFLANMSHEIRTPMTAVLGYTDLLIEMEQQQDKAEYLQNIKRNGNFLLDIINDILDLSKIEAGKLEINQESFALNEMLADLRSMMRVRAEEKKLEFGIEFISELPERIETDPKRLRQILLNLISNAIKFTETGSVQVVINYLREKTEATLKIDVIDTGIGITPKQQARLFQTFSQGDASVTRNYGGTGLGLAISQRLANMLNGNISVSSKPGEGSTFSCTINLPVRENVKLTNLNLEAVPLKTETALREYQLQCRVLIVDDQRDVRHLTNLLLQRAGVETEFAVDGIQAVELIENQLQNGLTVDLILLDMQMPRMDGYQTAARLREIGFSRAIIALTADAMQGDMNRCLELGCDDYLSKPINSSELLKMISRYTGQG, from the coding sequence ATGCCAAAATCTGCGGAAAAAAAACACATTCAGAACTCTTCCACATTAATTGTTGTTGCAATCGGCGCTTCTGCTGGTGGACTGAATGCCGTTAAGAATTTCTTTTCGACCATTAAAGACAAGCCCGGCTATGCGATCGTTGTCATTCAGCATATGTTGCCTGAAGGTGCACAGGCTCTACTGAAATCGATGGAGCATATCTGTCCTCTGCCTGTCTCAAGCATCGATCAGAATACACGGGTCCAAAAGGATCACGTTTATATTGTCCCGCCGCATTGCAGCGTCCAGTTTGACGACGATTCTCATTTTTCCGCAAGCGCAGTGCCGCAGGAGGGACAGGGTACTCCAGTGATCAATCCCTCATTTCGTTCCCTGGCGGAGATTGTCGGCCCGAATGCAGTGGGTATTGTGCTTTCGGGAATGGGCAGTGATGGCAGCTATGGTCTGAATGCGATCCGGGAAGCCGGCGGAATGACGATGGTTCAGGATCCGAAATCTTCCGAGTATGAAGATATGCCTGCTAATGCGATTCGAATCGATCACGTCGACCATACCCTGCAGCCGGAGCAGATGCCAGCGGAACTGGATGCTTACCTGTCGTTTCTGAAACAGTCCAGTCGGCAGAAGAACGATGAGCGGGACTTGTTGAACGAGGTGGAAAACCATCTGCCACGCATCTGCGATCAGTTACTGGAAGAGACCGGCCACGATTTCCGGCATTACAAAACGGGGACATTAATACGCCGGATTATCCGTCGCATGCAGGTATTGCGGCTGAGCGACGTGAAGGAATACCTGTCGCAGCTTGCAACGAATCGCGAAGAAGCGCAGTCCTTGTTTCGCGAGTTGTTGATCAGCGTGACAGACTTTTTTCGCGATCCGGAAACCTTCGCGATTCTGGGAAAGCAATATATTCCGAATCTGTTTGAGGATCGGGAGCGGGATCAACCGATACGCATCTGGGTTCCTGGTTGTGCCAGTGGAGAAGAAGCCTATTCACTGGCCATGTTATTGTATGAAGCCCGGGAACAGGCAAAGATTGATGTGGAAATGCATGTTTTTGCGACCGACATTGATGAGCGGGCGCTGGCGATCGCGCGGGAGGCCGTTTATCCACTTTCCATTGAAGAACATGTTTCGCAGGAGCGGCTGGGACGTTTTTTTATCAAAAAAGGGAAGCATTACCGTGTGGTCAAAGAGATCCGGGAGTTGTGTGTTTTTTCGACCCATAATCTCATCAGCGATCCGCCTTTCTCTCAACAGGATCTGATTTCGTGCCGTAACCTGCTGATTTATCTGGACGCGCCATTGCAGCAGCGTATTGTTCCAATATTTCACTTTGCCTTGAAACCGAATGGCCTTTTACTGCTGGGGCCATCTGAAAATATGATGATGCACACGGAAATGTTTCGTCCACTGGATAAGAAACATTGTATTTCCCAGCGTAAATCGGTTCCCATTCAAACCTCTACATTGCGTTACCCTTCGACTCGATCCCAAAATTATCTGGCTGGTAAACAGAGTCTGGAAGTACAAACGGCAAATATCCCCGGGATTGCTGAACGCATCCTGCTGACAGAGTATGCTCCCCGTTATGCCGTTGTCAGTGAGGAAGCACATATTCTGACCACGTCAGCCGGGATTGAGCAGTTTCTGGAATTTCCTGAGGGGAGTTTTCATAATAATCTCATCAAGATGACGCGCACCGGTCTGCGGAACGGCTTAAGGACTGCTTTGACGGAAGCCTGTAAGACGAGACAGAAGGTGGAAGTCGAGGACCTGTCTTATAAGACAGGTGACTGCCTGCGACGCGCACGAATGGTGGTTCACCCGCTACCCGAAATCAGTCAGGATGCAGAATTGTTTCTGGTGATTTTTGAAGACCAGGGACCGATCGTGCATCATACTTCTTTTTCAGAAAGGTCAAACGCTGATGCGGCAGAGACAGACACCGTCATAGAGCAACTGGAATCAGAACTGGAGCGGGCACGCACGGAACTGGAAAACAGCGTGCAGGACCTGGAAGGTTCCAATGAAGAGCTGAAATCCTCGAATGAAGAACTGTTATCCATCAATGAGGAACTGCAGTCGGCCAATGAGGAGTTGGAGACGTCCAAGGAAGAAATTCAGTCCAGTATGGAAGCGCTGACTCGCGTTCAGTCTGATCTGGAAAATCTGCTGAACGGGACAAAAATTGCAACGATTTATCTGGATCGTCAGATGCAGATCAAAAGTTATACTTCCTCAGCCGGCGAAATTTATAATCTGAATGCGACTGATGTGGGCCGTCCGCTTTCGGATATTACTCATAACGTGAAACGAATGCCAAGGATCCCCTCGCTCGAAAACACCAGGAGGCAAAACGGTCAGTTCGAAGATGAGATGCAGCTGAAAAACGGGACCTGGCTGTTGCGACGCATACTGCCTTATGAAAGTGATGGTGAATTTGACGGGATGATCCTGACCTTTATGGATGTCACGGAATTCAAGCTGGCAGAGATTCGCCTGGAGACCGAACATACGATTTCACAACTATTGGCCGAAGCAAATTCATTAAAAGAAATCGATCATACGATTCTGCAAACCATTCGCAAATGTCTGCAGGCGAGTGTGGGTCTGCTCTGGCTTCCCGACAAAACGCATGAGCGGCTTGTTCTGGAAACCAGTGTGGCAACCAATGTCGCTAAGAACCGTAATTTTCTGAAGAGTAATTCATCGATTCAGTTTGATCGCGGTGCAGGACTACCGGGGAGAACCTGGGAGAGCATGCAGATCGAGTGGTGCGAGGATATTCAAACGCTCGTCTGGTATAATCGCAATGAAGTAGCCAGTAAGAGTGGGCTGATCAGTGGTATTGCGATTCCCATTATTGCAGACAGGAAGTGTCAGGGAATCATGGAGTTTTATACCCGGGAACATTTGAAACGCGATCTCCTGCTGGCGAACATGTTCTCTTCCATCGGTCATGAGATCGGTTCATTTCTCAGCCGCTGCCGGATCCAGGATCAGTTGTATGAGGAAGTCGCCCGTAAAAATGCCATTATGACTTCGGCCATCGATTGTATCATTACTACCGATGCCGCCGGGGAAATCATCGATTTCAACCCGGCAGCAGAACAGACTTTTGGACACAACAAGCAGGATGTGATCGGGAAGTCATTGTGTGATCTGATTCTTCTGGAAGAGTATCGTGAACGCTATCATACGGCGCTGGAAAAGTTTCTAAAAACGGGTGAAGCCGATTTAATCGGACGGCACATCGAGTTATCGGTGCTGCATCAGAATGGAAGTCACTTTCCGGTGGAACTTGCCATTAGCGTCACTCATCTGGACGATGGTCAGCCGTTTTTCACTCTCTGTTTGAGGGACATCAGCTTGCGCAAAGAGCAGGAAGCCGCGCTCCGGGATAGTGAAGGACGAGCCAAGGCGCTGGTAGAAGCTTCCGCGCACATGGTCTGGACGATGACGCCCGATGCGCGGACTGTAGAAGATTCTCCTACCTGGCGCGAATTTACCGGCCAGACTTATGAGAAATGGAAAGACAAAGGCTGGATGGATGCGATCCATCCCGATGATCGTGAGCAGACACTGCGGAACTGGCAGAAAGCATTTGAATCAATCACCCCGCTTGATTGTGAGTACCGCTTGCGAAACCGGGAAGGGGAGTGGTGCTGGACCTCGGTGCGTGCGGTGCCCCAACTCGATTCGGAAGGGTCTGTGTTGCGCTGGGTAGGCATGAACCTGGATATCTCTCGACAGAAACAGCTTCAGCAGGAAGTCGAAGCAAATGAAAAACGACTGTTCATGGCATTGAAAGCGGGGGGAATGGCAGCCTGGGAATGGCAGCCTGATGCCAGTTTCTGGTCCAATGAATTGTATGAACTGCTGGGAATCCCGAATACCACTACCGCATCACCAGAGACATTCTTTTCCTGTGTCCACAAGGAAGATGTTCCCGGTCTGGCCAAAGCATGGGAAGAGGCCATTCAGGGGGTAACGGAGTACGATCAGATATTTCGAGTCGTGCGCGCCGATGGAGAGATCCGCTGGTTAGCCGGTGTCGGTGAAATCGTACGAGATCAGCAGGGCAATGTGACCCAGATATTCGGACTGAACTGGGATTTTACCCAGGAGCGAGAAGGGGAAGAAGCACTTCGGAAAAGCGAGAAACAGGCGCAGCAGGCCAATATTGCCAAGAGTGCGTTTTTAGCAAACATGAGTCATGAAATCCGCACGCCGATGACAGCCGTTCTGGGGTATACCGATCTGTTGATTGAAATGGAGCAGCAGCAGGACAAAGCTGAGTACCTGCAGAATATCAAACGCAATGGGAATTTCCTGCTGGACATCATCAATGACATTCTGGACTTATCAAAAATTGAAGCGGGTAAGCTGGAAATCAACCAGGAATCATTTGCGCTGAACGAGATGCTCGCGGACTTACGATCCATGATGCGTGTCCGTGCTGAGGAAAAGAAACTGGAATTTGGGATTGAATTTATCAGCGAACTCCCGGAACGAATTGAAACAGATCCCAAACGCTTACGTCAAATCCTGTTGAATCTGATCAGTAATGCGATCAAATTTACTGAGACGGGCAGCGTGCAAGTCGTGATTAATTATCTCAGGGAGAAAACAGAAGCCACTTTGAAAATTGATGTCATTGATACCGGAATAGGGATCACGCCCAAACAGCAGGCTCGATTATTTCAAACGTTTTCGCAGGGGGATGCTTCCGTCACCCGCAATTACGGTGGTACCGGCCTGGGGCTGGCGATCAGTCAACGGCTGGCAAATATGTTGAATGGCAATATCTCGGTCTCAAGTAAGCCGGGGGAAGGGAGTACATTCAGCTGCACGATTAATCTGCCGGTCAGAGAAAATGTAAAATTGACGA